One genomic segment of Misgurnus anguillicaudatus chromosome 23, ASM2758022v2, whole genome shotgun sequence includes these proteins:
- the LOC129453126 gene encoding gamma-glutamyl hydrolase isoform X1: protein MYCQVFILAAVLCAFPPPASCARHFNYRPIIGVLAQENLEDDPQAQGSSYIASSYVKHLESAGARVVPIRINQTEEEYVKLFNSINGLLLPGGNVDIEKSQFTRAAKIFYDLAIKANDASDYFPIWGTCQGLQQLTVLTSNKNLLTLTDTKAVALPLIFSPGSQNSRMFKKFPKDLLQSLAEENITSNFHSWSLSLQNYSSNAKLKRFYKVLTTNTDGKTEFISTMEAYRYPFYAVQWHPEKSQFEWIEKAGMIHTLSAIKAAFYTAHFFVSEAMKNHHRFPSQNEEEKALVYNYQPVFKGLNSIFLQNYYFE from the exons TTCTTTGCGCGTTCCCACCGCCAGCATCATGCGCGCGTCATTTCAACTACAGACCCATCATCG gagTTTTAGCCCAGGAAAACTTGGAGGATGACCCACAAGCGCAGGGATCTTCTTACATAGCATCATCATATGTGAAGCATCTGGAGTCAGCTGGTGCCAGGGTTGTGCCAATCCG GATAAATCAAACAGAGGAAGAATATGTGAAATTATTTAACTCAATAAATGG TTTGTTGCTGCCTGGTGGGAACGTGGACATCGAGAAGTCTCAGTTCACAAGAGCGGCGAAGATTTTCTATGACCTTgcaataaaa GCGAATGATGCTTCAGATTATTTTCCGATCTGGGGAACCTGTCAGGGTTTGCAGCAGCTCACAGTCCTGACCAGCAACAAGAACCTGCTGACATTGACCGACACCAAAGCCGTCGCTTTACCTCTGATCTTCAGTCCAG GATCACAAAACAGCAGGATGTTCAAAAAGTTTCCAAAAGATCTCCTTCAGTCTCTAGCAGAAGAAAACATCACGTCTAATTTCCATAGCTGGAGTTTGTCACTACAG AATTACAGCAGCAATGCCAAACTGAAGCGTTTCTATAAAGTCTTAACCACCAATACAGACGGCAAGACGGAGTTCATTTCAACAATGGAGG CATATCGCTATCCATTCTACGCTGTACAGTGGCATCCAGAGAAAAGTCAATTTGAGTGGATTGAGAAAGCCGGTATGATTCACACGCTCTCGGCCATCAAAGCCGCTTTCTACACCGCACACTTCTTCGTCTCTGAAG CAATGAAAAACCATCATCGCTTCCCTTCGCAAAATGAAGAAGAAAAAGCTCTTGTTTACAACTATCAGCCGGTCTTCAAAGGCCTAAACAGCATTTTCCTGCAGAATTACTACTTCGAATGA
- the LOC129453128 gene encoding gamma-glutamyl hydrolase-like, with amino-acid sequence MMYLNYRPIIGILAQEKLEGDPHAQGSSYIQASYVKHLESAGARVVPIHINQTKEEYVKLFNSINGLLLPGGNADIEKSQCARTAKIFYDLAIKANDASDYFPIWGTCQGFHQLTVLTSNKNLLTLTDTKAVALPLTFTPGSQNSRMFKRFPIDLLQSLAEENITSNFHSWGLSLQRIAIHSTVYSGIQRKVHLSGLRKPV; translated from the exons ATGATGTACCTGAACTACAGACCCATCATTG GTATTTTAGCCCAAGAAAAATTGGAGGGTGACCCTCACGCGCAGGGATCTTCTTATATCCAAGCATCATATGTGAAACATCTGGAGTCAGCTGGTGCCAGAGTTGTGCCAATCCA CATAAATCAAACAAAGGAGGAATATGTGAAACTCTTCAACTCGATAAACGG TTTGTTGCTGCCTGGTGGGAATGCAGACATCGAGAAGTCTCAGTGTGCAAGAACTGCAAAGATTTTCTATGACCTTGCaataaaa GCGAATGATGCTTCAGATTATTTCCCGATCTGGGGAACCTGTCAGGGTTTTCATCAGCTCACAGTCCTGACCAGCAACAAGAACCTGCTGACATTGACCGACACCAAAGCCGTCGCTTTACCTCTGACCTTCACTCCAG GATCACAAAACAGCAGGATGTTCAAAAGGTTTCCAATAGATCTCCTTCAGTCTCTAGCAGAAGAAAACATCACGTCTAATTTCCATAGTTGGGGTTTGTCACTACAG CGCATCGCTATCCATTCTACGGTGTACAGTGGCATCCAGAGAAAAGTCCATTTGAGTGGATTGAGAAAGCCGGTATGA
- the LOC129453125 gene encoding gamma-glutamyl hydrolase, with the protein MFQKHFLMQIKGYTKTLNLRIKPSKLLRCYSRNRVGKCAFENTIYFLTSAFLSYWQISACVLTVLLAIVWCIWTFRTRILNLHRIDRTAKSRNSHYQPHKMSLNYRPIIGILAQENWEGDPHAQGSSYIQATYVKHLESAGARVVPIHLNQTKEEYVKLFNSINGLFLPGGNVDMEKSQCARTAKIFYDLAIKANDASDYFPIWGTCQGLQQLTILTSNKNLLTVTDTKAVALPLIFTPGSHNSRMFKRFPKDLIQSLAEENITSNFHILSLSLQNYNSNAKLKHFYRVLTTNTDGKTEFVSTMEAYCYPFYGVQWHPEKSPFEWIEKAGLIHTPSAIKAAFYTAHFFVSEAMKNHHCFPSQIEEEKALIYNYQPVFSGLNSVFMQNYYFE; encoded by the exons ATGtttcaaaaacactttttaatgcaAATCAAAGGGTACACCAAGACATTAAATTTGCGTATAAAACCATCAAAACTGTTGCGCTGCTACTCCAGGAACAGAGTTGGAAAATGTGCATTtgaaaatacaatttatttCCTGACCTCAGCTTTTTTGTCATACTGGCAAATTTCTGCTTGTGTACTTACTGTCTTACTGGCCATCGTGTGGTGCATTTGGACATTCAGGACCAGGATTTTAAATTTACATCGGATTGACCGGACAGCAAAGTCCAGAAACTCACATTACCAGCCACACAAGATGTCCCTGAACTACAGACCCATCATTG GTATTTTAGCCCAAGAAAACTGGGAGGGTGACCCTCACGCGCAGGGATCTTCTTATATTCAAGCAACATATGTGAAACATCTGGAGTCAGCCGGTGCCAGAGTTGTGCCAATCCA CTTAAATCAAACAAAGGAGGAATATGTAAAACTCTTCAACTCGATAAACGG TTTGTTTCTGCCTGGTGGGAACGTAGACATGGAGAAGTCCCAGTGTGCAAGAACTGCAAAGATTTTCTATGACCTTgcaataaaa GCGAATGATGCTTCAGATTATTTTCCGATCTGGGGAACCTGTCAGGGTTTGCAGCAGCTCACAATCCTGACCAGCAACAAGAACCTGCTGACAGTGACCGACACCAAAGCCGTCGCTTTACCTCTGATCTTCACTCCAG GATCACACAACAGCAGGATGTTCAAAAGGTTTCCAAAAGATCTCATTCAGTCTTTAGCAGAAGAAAACATCACATctaatttccatattttgaGTTTGTCACTACAG AATTACAACAGCAATGCCAAACTGAAGCATTTCTATAGAGTCTTAACCACCAACACAGACGGCAAGACGGAGTTCGTTTCTACAATGGAGG CGTATTGCTATCCATTCTACGGTGTACAGTGGCATCCAGAGAAAAGTCCATTTGAGTGGATTGAGAAAGCCGGTTTGATTCACACGCCCTCGGCCATCAAAGCCGCTTTCTACACCGCACACTTCTTCGTCTCTGAAG CAATGAAAAACCATCATTGCTTTCCTTCGCAAATTGAAGAAGAGAAAGCTCTTATTTACAACTATCAGCCGGTCTTTAGCGGCCTTAACAGCGTCTTCATGCAGAATTACTACTTTGAATGA
- the LOC129453126 gene encoding gamma-glutamyl hydrolase isoform X2, protein MYCQVFILAAVLCAFPPPASCARHFNYRPIIGVLAQENLEDDPQAQGSSYIASSYVKHLESAGARVVPIRINQTEEEYVKLFNSINGLLLPGGNVDIEKSQFTRAAKIFYDLAIKANDASDYFPIWGTCQGLQQLTVLTSNKNLLTLTDTKAVALPLIFSPGSQNSRMFKKFPKDLLQSLAEENITSNFHSWSLSLQNYSSNAKLKRFYKVLTTNTDGKTEFISTMEAYRYPFYAVQWHPEKSQFEWIEKAGMIHTLSAIKAAFYTAHFFVSEAMKNHHHFPSQIQEEKALINNYQPVFNGLNSIFMQNYYFE, encoded by the exons TTCTTTGCGCGTTCCCACCGCCAGCATCATGCGCGCGTCATTTCAACTACAGACCCATCATCG gagTTTTAGCCCAGGAAAACTTGGAGGATGACCCACAAGCGCAGGGATCTTCTTACATAGCATCATCATATGTGAAGCATCTGGAGTCAGCTGGTGCCAGGGTTGTGCCAATCCG GATAAATCAAACAGAGGAAGAATATGTGAAATTATTTAACTCAATAAATGG TTTGTTGCTGCCTGGTGGGAACGTGGACATCGAGAAGTCTCAGTTCACAAGAGCGGCGAAGATTTTCTATGACCTTgcaataaaa GCGAATGATGCTTCAGATTATTTTCCGATCTGGGGAACCTGTCAGGGTTTGCAGCAGCTCACAGTCCTGACCAGCAACAAGAACCTGCTGACATTGACCGACACCAAAGCCGTCGCTTTACCTCTGATCTTCAGTCCAG GATCACAAAACAGCAGGATGTTCAAAAAGTTTCCAAAAGATCTCCTTCAGTCTCTAGCAGAAGAAAACATCACGTCTAATTTCCATAGCTGGAGTTTGTCACTACAG AATTACAGCAGCAATGCCAAACTGAAGCGTTTCTATAAAGTCTTAACCACCAATACAGACGGCAAGACGGAGTTCATTTCAACAATGGAGG CATATCGCTATCCATTCTACGCTGTACAGTGGCATCCAGAGAAAAGTCAATTTGAGTGGATTGAGAAAGCCGGTATGATTCACACGCTCTCGGCCATCAAAGCCGCTTTCTACACCGCACACTTCTTCGTCTCTGAAG CCATGAAAAACCATCATCACTTTCCTTCGCAAATCCAAGAAGAGAAAGCTCTTATTAACAACTATCAGCCCGTCTTTAATGGCCTTAATAGCATTTTCATGCAGAATTACTACTTTGAATAA